From the Alternaria dauci strain A2016 chromosome 2, whole genome shotgun sequence genome, one window contains:
- a CDS encoding mitochondrial 54S ribosomal protein uL1m, with translation MAHPRSLIAPLSRLTTCSFAASRPQVQRFAPIPYQSIRCATSKADPQSKKKKKARNTFLQYDLKLADQFSLVDAMQYIRAFEVGRNPSSSKYELHVRLRTLKNGPVVRNRLRLPHPVKTDLRICVIAAPDSKAAAEARAAGASLVGEDEIFDQIKEGKIDFDRCVCHIDSLQKMNKAGLGRVLGPKGLMPSTKAGTVVTQVGTSVRNMVGGSEYRERLGVVRMAVGQLGFTPEELQRNVKAFMDAIKNDMAQMSGRISKEIHEVVLSSTNSPGFTLSGDFKGPESIPTKELSGPL, from the exons ATGGCACACCCACGATCGTTAATAGCTCCGCTGAGCAGACTCACCACATGCTCATTCGCAGCATCGAGACCACAGGTGCAGCGCTTCGCCCCAATACCGTACCAGTCGATACGATGCGCAACCTCCAAAGCAGACCCGCAGTCcaagaaaaagaagaaggcgcgGAACACATTTCTGCAATATGACTTGAAGTTGGCAGACCAGTTCTCTCTCGTCGACGCAATGCA ATATATCCGCGCCTTTGAAGTAGGCCGCAACCCGTCTTCCTCCAAATACGAACTGCACGTTCGATTACGCACACTCAAAAACGGTCCTGTAGTACGAAATCGCTTACGGCTCCCTCACCCTGTCAAGACCGATCTACGCATCTGCGTCATTGCCGCGCCCGACTCCAAAGCCGCTGCTGAAGCCAGGGCTGCTGGCGCTTCGCTTGTGGGAGAGGACGAAATATTCGACCAAATCAAGGAGGGCAAGATTGATTTTGACAGATGCGTGTGCCACATCGATAGTCTCCAAAAGATGAACAAGGCGGGGTTGGGAAGAGTATTAGGTCCCAAGGGTTTGATGCCAAGCACAAAGGCAGGAACGGTTGTCACGCAGGTGGGCACCAGTGTCCGGAATATGGTCGGTGGTAGCGAGTACAGGGAACGTCTGGGCGTCGTTCGCATGGCAGTCGGCCAATTAGGCTTCACACCAGAAGAGCTGCAAAGGAATGTCAAGGCATTCATGGATGCGATAAAGAATGACATGGCGCAGATGAGTGGCCGCATCAGCAAGGAGATCCACGAGGTGGTTCTTAGCTCGACCAACTCACCCGGCTTCACATTGAGTGGAGACTTCAAAGGGCCCGAGTCGATACCGACAAAGGAGTTGAGTGGACCTTTGTAA